The Hydrogenothermus marinus DNA segment TGTTTTCCTTTTTTTCCTCTAATAATAGGAGCAAGAATTTGAATTTTACTACCTTCTTTAAATTTTAAAATCTGCTCTACAATCTCTTCTGGAGACTGGGAAGTAATAGGAGCATTACATTCAGGACAATAAGGTTTTCCAACTCTCGCAAATAAAAGTCTTAAATAATCATAAATTTCTGTAATTGTTCCAACAGTAGAACGGGGATTTTTAGAGGTTGTTTTTTGATCTATTGCTATAGCAGGAGATAGGCCTTCTATATTATCTACATCTGGCTTTTCCATTAGTCCTAAAAACTGCCTTGCATATGCAGAAAGACTTTCTACATATCTTCTTTGCCCTTCTGCATAGATAGTATCAAAAGCAAGAGAAGATTTTCCTGAACCGGAAGGGCCAGTAATAACAATTAATTTATTTTTTGGAAGTTCAAGATTTATATTTTTTAAATTATGTTGTCTTGCTCCTATTATTTTTATTTTATCCATTAAAACTCCAGTTTAAAATTTAAAACAGATAAAAAGATAGGAAAATAAATAATTAATGTCAATAACTTAAGGTAATTATATTTTTACAAAACCATTAAATCCTAAAGATGGATACAATATTTATGAGAATAAATTATCTACTCTTTAAATAAATGCCAAGAGATTTTATATTTGCTGGAAGAATTTTACTCCCCATCTTACCTTCTATATAATCCTATAAGCTCTGCTTTATCTATAATATGACCATTTATAGCTTTAATAAGTTCATTTTTAGTGGCTCCAGGTGCAAGTCCTACATTTTGAATATTTAGAGCAACTAAAATAAAGAAATATCTATGAGGTTTTCCAGGTGGTGGACAAGGTCCATTATAGCCAATTTTATCAAAATCATTTATTCCTTGTTTTATGCCATATTCTAATAATGGTTCTTTTGGCATACCTTCAGGAAAACCAGTTATATTTGGTGGAATATCATAAACTACCCAATGGGTAAAAACTCCTATCGGTGCATCAGGATCCTCCACAATCAAAGCTAAACTTTTTGTATTTTCAGGGATATCTATAAATTTAAGAGCTGGGGAAATGTCAATACCATCACATGTATATTTTTCAGGAATAAATTCACCATTTTCAAAAGCATTACTTAATATTTTCATGTTAAATCCCTCCATTTTTTAATTTTAAATATATAGTTTATGGCAATAATTGTAAAGACTTAATTAATACTACTTTGAAATAAACTAAATAAAGCTTGCTTTAATGTTAAATAAGTTATATATTTAGATATAACGATAAAAAAAGGAGGGATATTTTATGAAGAAAGAAGCACTTTTAGTAGCTATTGGTTCACTTATTGGAGCTGTTGGAGCTTATGTTGCACTTAATAAAAAAGAAGAGATTTTAAACAAGCTTTCAGAGATTGAAAATACTATTAAAGAAACAGATTTTACAGAAAAAGCAAAAACAGCATTAACTGAAGCAGTAGATAAGATTAAAAATCTTGTAAGCAAAGGTGAGGAACTATCTCCAGAAGAAAAGGAGAAAGCTCTTGCAGAAGTTGAAGAAAAAATTCAACAAATAGAGGAAGCTGTAAAATCTGAAACTTAATATTTTTTCTAAGAGTCTCTTTTTAGAGGCTCTTTTTAAAGCAATTTTAGATTATTTTTTTAAAGGATATGGTTTTTATGCAGCAGCTGTATCCTTTTATACATTAATGTCTATAGTGCCTTTATTTATTGTACTAACTGTTATTATTTCTTTTTTTACTTTAAATCCTGATTTTCTAGTTACAACAATTATTAAATTTTTCCCCACGATAACTTCTCAATTTTTAGATTTTATAACTTATCTTTCAAATCAAAGAACAATTTTTGGAATTTTTGGATTTTTAGTTGCTTTTTATTTTGCAAACAATATATTTACATCTCTTCATAACTCAATTGTTAAAGTTTTTGAAAAAGAAGTAGGATTTAAAAGAACTGCTTTTATTTATCTTGTAGGTGTTCCTATTTTTACTGCTTTATTAATACTAATTTATATTGCTATTTTTTTATCTTCTTCTTTATTTGAGATTTTACTTCACTCTAAAATTTTGGAAAATTTCTCAGCAATTTTAGAAAAATTTGAGATAAAAAAACTTATCCTCTTTTTTGCAGATATATCTAAAATTACAAATTTTGTTGCTTTTTTTATACTTCTTTTCGGGGTTTATTACTATTTTCCACCTGTAGAAGAAAAAAATAAAAAATATATTTTTAATATAACCTTTTTTATATCTATTTTTATGGTTTTGTTTAAATTAGCATTTAATTATTACATTGTGTTTGCATCAAAAACAAACCCAGTTTATGGTTCTTTATCTGGCATTTTTGCATTTTTAGCTTGGCTATATATATCTTATAGCGTCATTCTAATTGGTGCTAGAGCTTTATATTATTTATATGAAAATTTAAAACCTATAGATTAAACATCTTTATCCATGAAAATTCTTGAAACTGTAGTTCCTTTTTGTCCTTGATATTTGCCTTGATATGGTTTTTCTGCTGGTTGTTTCATTTGAGCAAAAACAAGCTGACATATTCTCATCTCTGGATATATCCTTATTGGTCTTGAGTTTGCATTATAAAACTCAAGGGTTATATTTCCTTCAAAACCTGCATCAACCCAACCAGCATTTTCAATAAAAAGTCCAAGCCTTCCAAGAGAAGATCTACCTTCTACAAAAGCTGTAATATCATCAGAAAGTTTAACATATTCTAAAGTTGTAGCTAATACAAACTGTTTTGGTTGTATTATAAATCCTTTTTCTTTTGAAACTTTTATATTTTCCATTTTATCTGTATAGGTTTTATCTTTAACATCAAGTATCTTTATACTATCTGAATAAATTAAAAACTCATAACCAAGCCTTAAATCAACAGAAGATGGTTGAATCTGATAATCTTCAATAGGCTCAATTAAAAGTCTTCCTGTATTTAAATATTCTTTAATTGTTTTATCATTTAGTATCAATTTTTACCTCTAATTATTATTTTTTTTCATATTATAATAGAATTTATGGATTTATACAGCATTAAAGTTAGAGCTTCAAAAGAAAATAAACATATTTCAGGTTCAGAAAGAATTGTCTCTAAAGAAAATATACCAAATGTAGTGAAGCAGCTTTTAGAAAGACAACAAAATAAAGATTTTGATTTTTCAAATATAAAGATTGAAAAGCTAAAGCAAGAACCTATTTATATAGAAAAGTCTTTAAAAATAGTTCAATTTAAGTATGAAAATTATAAAAAATCTTTAAAAAAAGCTATTGATATTCTTTCAAAAGAGTTAAAAAAAGATGAAAACTGGATAAAAAGTTATATAGAGCTTTTATATAAAGGTGCAGGGGAAAATGGAGAAAATTTAAAGGGTGCTATGATTATTGATTTAAATGGCAATAGACTTGATGAAAAAGGAATAAGAACTGTTTTAGTTGATTTTGTAGATAGGGAAAAAATAACAGAAAAACTTGAAAAAAATGGATTTACAAAAAGAACTGTAGATGCTTTAGCTTTAACAACTAAAAATCTAAATTATCCTAATATTGTTGCAGAATTTTGTATATCAGATGATTCTGATTATACAATAGGATATGTATCTACTAAAAAATATTACTATAGATTTATTCCTTTAAAAGAGTATCAACTTGATAAAGGTGGCAGGATTTATTTTGTAAAAAATGATACAAATAAAGAAAAGTTAATAAAATATCTAAGAGAAACACCAGTTTTAATAAAGGATGTTGATTTATGAATATATTTATTCATGGTTGGAGTTTTGATAAAACAATATGGAAAGATTTTTATAATTTAGAAAATTCTCTTTTTTTTAATTTGCCTTTTCATGGAGATTTTAAAGATTTTGAAGATAAAAATATTATAGAAAACTATATAGAGTATATAAAGGAAAAGATAAAAAAATCCTCTACTTTAATAGGTTGGTCCTTAGGGGCAACTATTTCTGTTTTATTTTATCTAAAATATCCTGAGAAAGTGAAAAAGCTTATATTAATTGGGTTTTCTCCAAAATTTAAAGATGAAAAACTTGGACATAATCCAAAAAATGTAAGGGCATTTATGATTTCATTAAAGAAGGATTTTAAAAACACAGTTTTTAATTTTAGAAAATCTTCTACTAACTGTTATTTTAAAAGTATTCCTTTGCCTGAGGAGAAAGGAAGTTATAATCTCTTAAATGAGTATATAAATTTAGATATTACTTCAGAAATTGAAAAAATAGATGTTCCTACTACTTTAATTCATGGAAAAAAAGATAAAATTATAAATCCACTGGCAAGTATATTTTCAAATCAGAAAATAAAAAATAGTAAATTAATTCAGATAAATTCTCATCATGCACCATTTTTAGAAGATAAGCAGATTATTCTAAATGAAATCTATCCTGATTTAAGTATATAAACTTTTTCTTTGTTTTGATTAGATTTTCTTTTTTTAATTTATTTATCAGTTTTGAAACAGTTTCTCTTGTTGACCCTATCATATCTGCTATATCTTGATGTGTAAGAAGAATATTAATTTTAATAAAATCTTCTTCTTTTTCTTTAACCCCAAATTTAGAGGAAAGTCTTGATAAAATAGATATTAATCTTTCTTCTACAGATTTAAAAATAATATCTGAAAAATTTAACTCAATATGATACCTTTTTAAACCAAGATATTTTCTTATTTTTATATTTAAAGTTAAATCTTTTGTTATAAGATTTTCAAAAAATTTTTTGTTAATCATACACAAAACAACATCTGTTAAAGCTACTGCATACTCTTTTTCCAAATCTGTCAAACAACCAAAGATTTCCCCTTCTTTTAGAATATCTGTAATTAATCTTTTTCCATTATTTTCAATATATATTGCGACTTTACCATATTTTATCACATATATATAATCTCTATTTTCAGGAGTTGTAATTACAGTATTTTTTTTCATTTCTTTTAAAAAGGAGTTATCCTCTAAATCATTGATCATATTTTCAGGAAGATTTTTGAATATATCAAGCCTTTTTATAAACCATATCTTTTCCATTTTGTAATCCAGATTACAGTTTTTATTTTTATTTTTCATTATATTATACTATGACATTATGTAGGAGAAAATTATGATTAAAGAAATATATAAAAAGTATGAAGAAATTTTAAATAAAAGTAGTGATTTTTTCTTATTGGCTATTAGATTATACTGGGGATGGTTATTTTTTAGAGCTGGTTTTTGGAAATTTACCCATTATCCACAAGCAACTAAATTTTTTGATTATTTAGGCTTACCATATCCAGAATATTTTGTAATTTTTATAGCAACTGTTGAAACAGTAGGTGGAATTTTATTGTTTTTTGGAATATTCTCCCGAATTACAGCTTTAATCTTAACCTTTAATATGATTGGAGCATTTATAGTAGGACATAAAGATGCTCTTTTATCTATATTCTCAAAACCTGAAGATTTTTACATGGCACAGCCTTTAACTTTTTTAATTGCTTCATTAATAGTTTTATTTTTTGGAGCAGGTAAATTTTCTATTGACTATTTAATATTAAATAAGTATTTTAAAAACTAATTATCGTAGGAGGTATTATTATGAAGAAAGAAATAACAGCTATTTCAGCTGCAGTAGGAATGATTGCTTCAACTGCAATGGCAGATCAGCTTGTAAGCTACCAACAAGGTAAGGTATCAGATAGTAGATATTTGCTTGCATCTGCAGATGGTATGACTTGTGGAAAAGAGATGAAGGAAAAAATGAAAGAGTGTAAGAAAATGATGAAAGAGGCAAGTTACGGTTCTAAAATGAAAGAATGTAAAAAACTTCTAAAAGAAAAGAGTAAAGAAGGAAATGGTGGAGCAATGATGAAAAAAGGCACTAAAGAAAAAGCTAAGGAAATGGCTTGTGGCCAATGTGGAGCAATGAAATAATTAAAGGTGCAGGTCTTGGCCTTAGAACAGCTTTTATTGAAGAGATTTATGATTATAATTTAAAGCCAAACTGGTTTGAAGTTGCTCCTGAAAACTGGATAAAAAAAGGTGGTTATTTAAAAAAACTTTTTGAAAAAATAAGGCAAGATTTTCCATTTATATGTCATGGGCTTTCTCTTTCCATAGGAAGCCCTGACCCTATAAATTTTTCTTTTTTAAAAGAACTTAAAGATTTTTTAGATTATTATGAAATAAAGCTTTACTCAGAGCATTTAAGCTTTTCATATTTTAAGGGTAGTAATACTTATGATCTTTTGCCACTTCCTTTTACAAAAGAAGTTGCAGACAATATTATAGAAAAGCTAAAAATAGTTCAAGATTTTTTAAATAGACAGATAGCTATAGAAAATGCATCTATATATTTAATATTAGAAAAAGAGATGGAAGAGTATGAGTTTATCCAATATATAATTGAGAATGCAAACTGTAAGCTACTTCTTGATATTAATAATGTTTATGTAAATTCTGTTAATCATGGTTTTAATCCTTATGATTTTATAGATAAGATTAATCCAGAATGGGTTATGTATTATCATATAGCAGGCCATGATAGAATAGAAG contains these protein-coding regions:
- a CDS encoding DUF692 domain-containing protein, which translates into the protein MWSNEIIKGAGLGLRTAFIEEIYDYNLKPNWFEVAPENWIKKGGYLKKLFEKIRQDFPFICHGLSLSIGSPDPINFSFLKELKDFLDYYEIKLYSEHLSFSYFKGSNTYDLLPLPFTKEVADNIIEKLKIVQDFLNRQIAIENASIYLILEKEMEEYEFIQYIIENANCKLLLDINNVYVNSVNHGFNPYDFIDKINPEWVMYYHIAGHDRIEENLIIDTHGQNVIDEVYDLLRYTLETIGNKPVLLERDNNIPPYKELLKEYKKVKDIVENEKKFV
- a CDS encoding YihY/virulence factor BrkB family protein — its product is MLDYFFKGYGFYAAAVSFYTLMSIVPLFIVLTVIISFFTLNPDFLVTTIIKFFPTITSQFLDFITYLSNQRTIFGIFGFLVAFYFANNIFTSLHNSIVKVFEKEVGFKRTAFIYLVGVPIFTALLILIYIAIFLSSSLFEILLHSKILENFSAILEKFEIKKLILFFADISKITNFVAFFILLFGVYYYFPPVEEKNKKYIFNITFFISIFMVLFKLAFNYYIVFASKTNPVYGSLSGIFAFLAWLYISYSVILIGARALYYLYENLKPID
- a CDS encoding YtxH domain-containing protein, which translates into the protein MKKEALLVAIGSLIGAVGAYVALNKKEEILNKLSEIENTIKETDFTEKAKTALTEAVDKIKNLVSKGEELSPEEKEKALAEVEEKIQQIEEAVKSET
- a CDS encoding alpha/beta fold hydrolase, which produces MNIFIHGWSFDKTIWKDFYNLENSLFFNLPFHGDFKDFEDKNIIENYIEYIKEKIKKSSTLIGWSLGATISVLFYLKYPEKVKKLILIGFSPKFKDEKLGHNPKNVRAFMISLKKDFKNTVFNFRKSSTNCYFKSIPLPEEKGSYNLLNEYINLDITSEIEKIDVPTTLIHGKKDKIINPLASIFSNQKIKNSKLIQINSHHAPFLEDKQIILNEIYPDLSI
- a CDS encoding DoxX family protein translates to MIKEIYKKYEEILNKSSDFFLLAIRLYWGWLFFRAGFWKFTHYPQATKFFDYLGLPYPEYFVIFIATVETVGGILLFFGIFSRITALILTFNMIGAFIVGHKDALLSIFSKPEDFYMAQPLTFLIASLIVLFFGAGKFSIDYLILNKYFKN
- a CDS encoding Crp/Fnr family transcriptional regulator: MEKIWFIKRLDIFKNLPENMINDLEDNSFLKEMKKNTVITTPENRDYIYVIKYGKVAIYIENNGKRLITDILKEGEIFGCLTDLEKEYAVALTDVVLCMINKKFFENLITKDLTLNIKIRKYLGLKRYHIELNFSDIIFKSVEERLISILSRLSSKFGVKEKEEDFIKINILLTHQDIADMIGSTRETVSKLINKLKKENLIKTKKKFIYLNQDRFHLE
- the dcd gene encoding dCTP deaminase; the protein is MILNDKTIKEYLNTGRLLIEPIEDYQIQPSSVDLRLGYEFLIYSDSIKILDVKDKTYTDKMENIKVSKEKGFIIQPKQFVLATTLEYVKLSDDITAFVEGRSSLGRLGLFIENAGWVDAGFEGNITLEFYNANSRPIRIYPEMRICQLVFAQMKQPAEKPYQGKYQGQKGTTVSRIFMDKDV
- a CDS encoding 6-carboxyhexanoate--CoA ligase produces the protein MDLYSIKVRASKENKHISGSERIVSKENIPNVVKQLLERQQNKDFDFSNIKIEKLKQEPIYIEKSLKIVQFKYENYKKSLKKAIDILSKELKKDENWIKSYIELLYKGAGENGENLKGAMIIDLNGNRLDEKGIRTVLVDFVDREKITEKLEKNGFTKRTVDALALTTKNLNYPNIVAEFCISDDSDYTIGYVSTKKYYYRFIPLKEYQLDKGGRIYFVKNDTNKEKLIKYLRETPVLIKDVDL
- a CDS encoding YbhB/YbcL family Raf kinase inhibitor-like protein: MKILSNAFENGEFIPEKYTCDGIDISPALKFIDIPENTKSLALIVEDPDAPIGVFTHWVVYDIPPNITGFPEGMPKEPLLEYGIKQGINDFDKIGYNGPCPPPGKPHRYFFILVALNIQNVGLAPGATKNELIKAINGHIIDKAELIGLYRR